The genomic segment AATACTAAACCAACAAGAGCCATAACACCTATAATTTCAACAAAAGTTTTGACAAGCAAATTTTTTGATAAAATTAAACTTTCTTTTGTTTTTTCCTTGCTTTTAAAAATTGACCAGATTAAAAATATCGCTGCGATTAAAATTAGAACTACTGTATTCATAAATCAACCTCCCGCTGTTTTATTTTTTTGTTATCTGTATTATAATAAAATAAAAAAAATAAAACCGTGATTTTATTCACGGTTTTATTTCAAAAATATTTTCAGTTTTTCCATTTTCAAAAAGATACGCATAAACAGCTTTTGAAGAAATATAAAAATCGCTATTCACTATTTCATTTATTTTTCTTTTTTCTCTTTTATTATTTTACCTTAGACGGACTTTTAAAATTCGTTTTTATAAACCAAATGTGTAATTTTATTCCATTTTCTTCTTCTAAATTATATTCAAAATCTTTTATTGTATTTGAATATATTATTAGCCATCCTTCTTTTAGCCCTTTTCTTTTTATATATTCTTTTATTTGCTTTTTTGATTTTTCATATTGATCTTCATCTATATTTGCTTTTATTTCTATTAAATATTCTTTATTGTTTAAATTTATCAATAAATCTATCCTTCCTCCGCCTATTTGTGTTTCTGGATATACTTTTCCATCTGCTGCTTCTACATACAAACTAAGAAATTGATCAAGATTGTATTGATATACCCCTTCGTAATAGTTTTTACCTTTGAACATTATTGCTCCTCTATTTTTTATGTATCTTATATACCTTTTCATTAATTTGTTTAAATCCAGACTTCCATCTTTGTTTAGATATTTTTTTACAGTTTCATCAAATGGTTTCATTTGTGTTTTTTCTCCATTGATTTGTGGTTTAAATCTTGCATATAATGCTTTGTAATACAACGGCACTTTTACACAACATATACCTTCACAAT from the Marinitoga sp. 1197 genome contains:
- a CDS encoding AAA-like domain-containing protein, which encodes ASPFNIAEHLEVPYFTKEQVYDLLSQHETETGQIFEEKVKELIWHNAAGQPGLTNGLAYDLVMKKAKGEKIITEKHFEKTLYDYMRVYIDKNISNIINKAKKEKELMMKILFEPNNIEFNIYDENIKFLYINGVIDNCEGICCVKVPLYYKALYARFKPQINGEKTQMKPFDETVKKYLNKDGSLDLNKLMKRYIRYIKNRGAIMFKGKNYYEGVYQYNLDQFLSLYVEAADGKVYPETQIGGGRIDLLINLNNKEYLIEIKANIDEDQYEKSKKQIKEYIKRKGLKEGWLIIYSNTIKDFEYNLEEENGIKLHIWFIKTNFKSPSKVK